A genomic region of Phenylobacterium parvum contains the following coding sequences:
- a CDS encoding hydrogen peroxide-inducible genes activator yields the protein MLPTLRQLQYLKLLVEHGGFGKAAEAAHVTQPTLSAGIQELEKILGAPVVDRARSGLILTDVGEAALAKAQVILNEADELVQAARSAGQPLTGRFRLGVIPTIAPFLLPRALPLLRSRFPDLRLYLREDLTQRLIAALKSGHLDAALIALPFDMTGLDSAHVAHDEILAALPASHPLAGQARTRPSELEDGDLILLEDGHCLRDHALAACGLRPPRQSDSEATFAATSLPTLVQMVGSGLGVTFLPSMAVAAGLTEGTSIEVRPLQAEDPTREIVVAWRSGSIRGVEGRLLAETLREA from the coding sequence ATGCTCCCGACCCTCCGGCAACTGCAGTACCTCAAGCTCCTGGTCGAGCACGGCGGCTTCGGAAAGGCCGCCGAGGCGGCTCATGTCACCCAGCCGACCCTGTCCGCCGGCATCCAGGAGCTGGAGAAGATCCTGGGCGCGCCGGTGGTCGACCGGGCGCGTTCCGGCCTGATCCTGACCGATGTGGGCGAGGCGGCCCTGGCCAAGGCGCAGGTCATCCTCAATGAGGCCGATGAACTGGTCCAGGCCGCCCGCAGCGCTGGCCAGCCCCTCACGGGCCGGTTCCGCTTGGGCGTGATCCCGACCATCGCCCCCTTCCTCCTGCCCCGCGCCCTGCCGCTCCTGAGGTCCCGTTTCCCGGACCTGCGGCTCTATCTCCGCGAGGACCTGACCCAGAGGCTGATCGCCGCCCTGAAGTCGGGCCACCTGGACGCGGCCCTGATCGCCCTGCCCTTCGACATGACCGGCCTGGACAGCGCCCATGTGGCGCACGACGAGATCCTCGCCGCCCTGCCCGCGAGCCACCCCCTCGCGGGCCAGGCGCGCACCCGGCCCTCGGAGCTGGAAGACGGGGACCTGATCCTCCTGGAGGATGGCCATTGCCTGCGCGACCACGCCCTGGCCGCCTGTGGCCTTAGGCCGCCGCGCCAGAGCGATTCCGAGGCGACCTTCGCCGCGACCTCCCTGCCCACCCTCGTCCAGATGGTGGGGTCGGGACTCGGCGTGACCTTCCTGCCGTCCATGGCCGTGGCGGCTGGACTCACGGAGGGGACCTCCATCGAGGTCCGTCCCCTCCAGGCCGAGGATCCGACCCGCGAGATCGTGGTCGCCTGGCGGTCCGGATCGATCCGGGGCGTCGAGGGCCGGCTGCTCGCCGAGACCCTCCGAGAGGCCTGA
- the dapF gene encoding diaminopimelate epimerase: MERPFLKMNGLGNDFIVVDARRRAFAPDPETIRRLASRSEGIGCDQFVVIGASETADASIRFWNPDGGEAGACGNASRCVAWRLMEDAGTDEVRLETAGGVLAAWRQGPMRVAVDMGRPRLSWRAVPLSGPHDTLAVPVPEAAPLGPATCLSMGNPHAVFFVPSLSDIDVAGLGARIEASPLFPERVNVGFAEVRSRTHLRLRVWERAAGLTRACGSGACAALVAGVRRGLAGPAGRLELDGGDLEIAWGIDGRVLMTGDVEIEFEGRLP; encoded by the coding sequence ATGGAGCGCCCCTTCCTCAAGATGAACGGCCTGGGCAACGACTTCATCGTCGTGGACGCCCGCCGCCGCGCCTTTGCCCCGGATCCGGAGACCATCCGGCGCCTGGCCTCGCGGTCGGAAGGGATCGGCTGCGACCAGTTCGTGGTCATTGGCGCCTCGGAGACGGCCGACGCCTCGATCCGCTTCTGGAACCCCGATGGCGGCGAGGCCGGCGCCTGCGGCAACGCGTCGCGCTGCGTGGCCTGGCGCCTGATGGAGGACGCCGGGACGGACGAGGTGCGCCTGGAGACCGCAGGCGGCGTGCTGGCGGCCTGGCGTCAAGGACCGATGCGGGTGGCCGTGGACATGGGCCGGCCACGCCTGTCCTGGCGGGCCGTCCCGCTCTCGGGGCCCCATGACACCCTGGCGGTTCCCGTGCCGGAGGCCGCACCCCTGGGGCCCGCGACCTGCCTGTCCATGGGCAACCCCCATGCGGTCTTCTTCGTCCCCTCCCTTTCGGACATCGACGTCGCAGGCCTGGGCGCCCGCATCGAGGCCAGCCCCCTCTTCCCGGAGCGGGTGAATGTGGGGTTCGCCGAAGTCCGCAGCCGGACCCACCTCCGGCTGAGGGTCTGGGAGCGTGCCGCGGGCCTGACCCGGGCGTGCGGCTCAGGCGCCTGTGCGGCCCTGGTGGCCGGCGTACGCAGGGGCCTGGCGGGCCCCGCCGGCCGGCTGGAGCTGGACGGGGGCGACCTGGAGATCGCCTGGGGGATCGACGGCCGCGTGCTGATGACCGGCGATGTCGAGATCGAGTTCGAGGGGCGGCTGCCATGA
- the ftsY gene encoding signal recognition particle-docking protein FtsY — protein MTEPKTGWFQRLTGGLARTSRALTEQVASTFTKQPLDQARIDALEEMLIEADLGPRSAARITEAFAATRFGKAVDEAEVLEALSEAIADELAGHEGRFDPLSGPRPYVVLFIGVNGSGKTTTLGKIAADLKGRGARVLVVAGDTFRAAAVEQLKVWAERAGADFMSRPTGSDAAGLAFDALEKARAEAYDVVLIDTAGRLQNKQGLMDELLKVIRVIKKVDPDAPHETLLVLDATVGRNALAQENIFGNQIGVSGIVMTKLDGTARGGVLVPVAQASDSPIKLIGVGEGIDDLQPFDARAFARSVVGLGEN, from the coding sequence ATGACTGAACCCAAGACAGGCTGGTTCCAGCGCCTCACAGGCGGCCTTGCCCGGACCTCCCGGGCCCTGACCGAGCAGGTGGCCTCGACCTTCACCAAGCAGCCCCTCGACCAGGCCCGGATCGACGCCCTGGAGGAGATGCTGATCGAGGCTGACCTGGGCCCCAGGTCCGCGGCGCGGATCACCGAGGCCTTCGCCGCCACCCGGTTCGGGAAGGCGGTGGACGAGGCCGAGGTGCTCGAGGCCCTGTCCGAGGCCATCGCCGACGAACTCGCCGGGCATGAGGGCCGGTTCGATCCCCTGTCCGGCCCGCGTCCCTATGTGGTCCTGTTCATCGGGGTCAATGGCTCGGGCAAGACCACCACCCTGGGCAAGATCGCCGCTGACCTGAAGGGGCGCGGCGCCCGGGTGCTCGTGGTGGCCGGCGACACCTTCCGGGCCGCCGCTGTCGAGCAGCTGAAGGTCTGGGCCGAGCGGGCCGGCGCCGACTTCATGAGCCGTCCGACGGGCTCCGACGCCGCAGGGCTGGCCTTCGACGCCCTCGAGAAGGCCCGGGCCGAAGCCTACGACGTGGTGCTGATCGACACCGCCGGCCGGCTGCAGAACAAGCAGGGGCTCATGGACGAGCTCCTCAAGGTCATCCGGGTGATCAAGAAGGTTGATCCCGACGCTCCGCATGAGACCCTGCTGGTGCTGGACGCCACCGTGGGCCGCAACGCCCTCGCCCAGGAGAACATCTTCGGCAACCAGATCGGGGTCAGCGGCATCGTCATGACCAAGCTGGACGGCACCGCCCGGGGCGGGGTCCTGGTGCCGGTGGCCCAGGCCTCGGACTCGCCCATCAAGCTGATTGGCGTCGGCGAGGGGATCGACGACCTCCAACCCTTCGACGCCCGGGCCTTCGCCCGATCCGTCGTCGGTCTCGGGGAGAACTGA
- the mtaB gene encoding tRNA (N(6)-L-threonylcarbamoyladenosine(37)-C(2))-methylthiotransferase MtaB has protein sequence MSGSDVQVVTFGCRLNAYESEVIRARAAEDGVTDAVVFNTCAVTGEAVRQARQAIRKARRENPGARLIVTGCAAQIEPETFAAMPEVDLVLGNADKARPGALSPLAEGPRVRVNDIMSVRETAGHLIAGVRDRARAYVEVQNGCDHRCTFCVIPFGRGNSRSVPAGEVVEQVRRLVAEGCKEIVLTGVDVTSWGADLPGAPSLGQLAGRILRLVPDLPRLRLSSIDAAEIDPDLMALLADEPRLMPHLHLSLQAGDDMILKRMKRRHSRADALKLVSDVRAVRPDVAFGADLIAGFPTETEDMFANTLDLVEAADLAFLHVFPYSPRPGTPAARMPPVPKAEVRERAARLRAAGEAALSRHLAAQAGREVRGLVERPGLARAEDFSEIAFTGAAPVGEIATFRIAGQDGRRLLAAPTPRIMAGQPLEVRHD, from the coding sequence ATGAGCGGCTCGGACGTCCAGGTCGTCACCTTCGGCTGCCGACTCAACGCCTACGAGAGCGAGGTCATCCGCGCCCGCGCCGCTGAGGACGGCGTCACCGACGCCGTGGTCTTCAACACCTGCGCCGTGACGGGCGAGGCCGTGCGGCAGGCCCGTCAGGCGATCCGCAAGGCCCGCCGGGAGAACCCGGGCGCGCGGCTCATCGTCACCGGCTGCGCCGCCCAGATCGAGCCGGAAACCTTCGCCGCCATGCCCGAGGTCGACCTGGTCCTCGGCAATGCAGACAAGGCCCGTCCCGGCGCCCTCTCGCCCCTGGCCGAGGGGCCCCGGGTGCGGGTCAACGACATCATGAGCGTGCGCGAGACCGCCGGTCACCTGATCGCCGGGGTGCGCGACCGGGCCCGGGCCTATGTCGAGGTGCAGAACGGCTGCGACCATCGCTGCACCTTCTGCGTCATTCCCTTCGGTCGCGGAAACTCCCGGTCGGTTCCCGCCGGCGAGGTGGTGGAGCAGGTCCGTCGCCTGGTCGCAGAGGGCTGCAAGGAGATCGTGCTGACCGGCGTCGACGTCACCAGCTGGGGGGCGGACCTGCCGGGCGCGCCTTCCCTGGGCCAGCTGGCGGGGCGGATCCTGCGCCTGGTCCCCGACCTTCCCCGCCTGCGCCTGTCCTCCATCGACGCCGCCGAGATCGATCCCGACCTCATGGCCCTTCTGGCGGACGAGCCCCGCCTGATGCCGCACCTGCACCTGTCCCTGCAGGCCGGCGACGACATGATCCTCAAGCGGATGAAGCGCCGGCACAGCCGGGCGGATGCGCTGAAGCTCGTGTCCGATGTGCGCGCCGTGCGCCCCGATGTCGCCTTCGGCGCCGACCTGATCGCCGGCTTCCCCACCGAGACTGAGGACATGTTCGCAAACACCCTCGACCTGGTGGAGGCGGCGGACCTGGCCTTCCTGCATGTCTTTCCCTACAGCCCCCGCCCGGGCACGCCTGCGGCGCGGATGCCGCCCGTCCCGAAGGCGGAGGTCCGCGAGCGCGCCGCCCGGCTGCGGGCTGCGGGCGAGGCGGCCCTGTCCCGTCACCTGGCCGCCCAGGCCGGCCGCGAGGTCCGGGGCCTGGTCGAGCGTCCCGGCCTGGCCCGGGCCGAGGACTTCTCCGAGATCGCCTTCACAGGCGCCGCCCCTGTGGGCGAGATCGCGACCTTCCGGATCGCCGGCCAGGACGGACGGCGGTTGCTGGCCGCCCCGACCCCTAGGATCATGGCCGGCCAGCCGCTAGAAGTCCGGCATGACTGA
- a CDS encoding D-alanyl-D-alanine carboxypeptidase, translating to MPTADRRPSALTRFPRWIAGLSVAVAVAMGALGSPAIAATTPLPPFQEMRYAAVVVDAETGEVLFSRRGDSLRYPASITKVMTLYLTFEALSTGRLSPDDRVVISPKAAAQSPTKLGLPVGASLSVSEAMQALAIKSANDVSVALAEKLGEGSERRFAAMMTLRARELGMVNTHFVNASGLPDSRQVTTARDLAILSRAVLRDFPQHYAMFSQQSFTFQGRQMNNHNGLLWRMPGADGLKTGFTSASGYNLAVSAVRGNRRLIAVVLGGPSNARRNAKAENLLLTGFELASRRDRGERVQFAQASFESEPAPVTLYAQARPSESGADIVAPDRVVLTSAPPPRNLSQFEIVDPASTGLRQGGRAAAGKWSVQVGAFRSQDLARKQAEVVRKLAPDHFSAGGRAEKSGASWRTRFTGYSESSARAACKALKARGQPCMVLPPSA from the coding sequence TTGCCGACAGCCGATCGACGTCCCTCCGCGCTCACCCGGTTTCCACGCTGGATCGCTGGCCTCTCGGTCGCCGTGGCTGTGGCCATGGGAGCCCTGGGCTCGCCGGCGATCGCGGCCACCACGCCGCTCCCACCCTTCCAGGAAATGCGCTACGCCGCCGTGGTCGTGGACGCCGAGACAGGCGAGGTCCTGTTCTCGCGCCGGGGTGACAGCCTTCGGTATCCGGCCTCGATCACCAAGGTCATGACCCTCTACCTGACCTTCGAGGCCCTCTCGACCGGACGCCTCTCTCCCGATGACCGGGTGGTGATCTCTCCGAAGGCGGCGGCCCAGAGCCCGACCAAGCTGGGTCTTCCCGTCGGCGCCAGCCTCAGCGTCTCCGAGGCCATGCAGGCCCTGGCCATCAAGTCGGCCAATGACGTGTCGGTCGCCCTCGCCGAGAAGCTGGGCGAGGGCAGCGAACGCCGGTTCGCCGCCATGATGACCCTCCGGGCCCGCGAACTCGGCATGGTCAACACCCATTTCGTGAATGCTTCGGGCCTGCCGGACAGCCGCCAGGTGACGACGGCGCGCGACCTCGCCATCCTTTCGCGGGCGGTCCTTCGCGACTTCCCCCAGCACTACGCCATGTTCAGCCAGCAGTCCTTTACGTTCCAGGGACGGCAGATGAACAACCACAACGGCCTCCTCTGGCGGATGCCGGGAGCGGATGGGCTGAAGACCGGCTTCACCAGCGCCTCGGGCTACAATCTTGCGGTGTCGGCCGTGCGCGGGAACCGGCGGCTGATCGCGGTCGTGCTGGGCGGCCCCTCCAACGCCCGACGCAACGCCAAGGCCGAAAACCTGCTTCTGACGGGCTTTGAGCTGGCCTCCCGCCGTGACCGGGGCGAGCGCGTCCAGTTCGCCCAGGCCAGCTTCGAGAGCGAGCCCGCGCCGGTGACGCTCTACGCCCAGGCCCGCCCCTCTGAGTCGGGCGCCGACATCGTGGCGCCGGACCGGGTGGTCCTGACCAGCGCGCCGCCGCCCCGGAACCTTTCCCAGTTCGAGATCGTCGACCCCGCCTCCACCGGACTTCGCCAGGGCGGTCGCGCCGCCGCCGGCAAGTGGTCGGTCCAGGTCGGCGCCTTCCGGTCTCAGGACCTCGCCCGAAAGCAGGCCGAAGTGGTGCGCAAGCTGGCGCCGGACCACTTCAGCGCCGGTGGTCGGGCGGAGAAGTCCGGCGCCTCCTGGCGCACCCGGTTCACCGGCTATTCGGAATCGTCGGCCCGCGCCGCCTGCAAGGCCCTGAAGGCCCGCGGCCAGCCCTGCATGGTGCTTCCGCCCTCGGCCTGA
- a CDS encoding prolyl oligopeptidase family serine peptidase has product MKRQLTTFLRLFVLTLALAGPPAAARAEDPFLWLEDIESPRALEWVARQNARTAAVLEGDRRYPVFLQEARAIFTAADRIAWPRLRGGAVDNLWQDAEHIQGVWRTTGEDAYRAGQPQWTPLLDLDALSRAEGRNWIFKGATCLPPAATLCLVRLSDGGGDAVELREYDVTRRTFVDGGFRLPPFKQTVDWLDRDTLVAAREWTPGEVTASGYPFVLRTLNRRGETRDVFRGQASDVSVAATVLRDESGRSQGLVINRAVDFFRSEFSLWRDGRLIRLPLPLRATYQGSAQGRMIFIIKEDWKGFSRGSVVALRRDDPAGKPELVFAPGPRQAVQEVEVTAGLVVVNLLDEVKGAVEVFDMARGRWTGERLALPRDATFQIISASETDDVVMISAEGFLDPPSLWRVDAATGQTARIAALPPRFAAEGASVAQYWATSSDGTRIPYFVVSPKGARKDGSTPTLMYGYGGFEIAKPPIYQPEMGKLWLSRGGAYVIANIRGGGEFGPAWHQSVMREKRQLAFDDFAAVARDLTARGLTSPRRLGIYGRSNGGVLTTVSMTQHPDLWNAVVVESPLVDMLRYHKLSAGASWVGEYGNPDVPEDAAFIARYSGYQNLKPGVAYPEAYITTNTRDDRVHPGHARKYAARLEALGVPYLYHEQTLGGHSNDSDPELNARRWARHYVYLARRLMD; this is encoded by the coding sequence ATGAAGCGCCAACTTACCACCTTCCTTCGCCTCTTTGTCCTGACCCTGGCCCTCGCCGGTCCGCCTGCGGCGGCGCGCGCAGAGGACCCCTTCCTCTGGCTTGAGGACATCGAGTCGCCCCGTGCCCTGGAATGGGTGGCGCGCCAGAACGCGCGGACGGCGGCGGTCCTGGAGGGAGATCGGCGATACCCCGTCTTCCTGCAGGAGGCCCGCGCCATCTTCACTGCGGCGGACCGGATCGCCTGGCCGAGACTGCGCGGCGGGGCGGTGGACAATCTCTGGCAGGACGCCGAGCACATACAGGGCGTCTGGCGCACCACCGGCGAAGACGCCTACCGCGCCGGACAGCCGCAGTGGACCCCCCTCCTGGACCTGGACGCCCTGTCCCGGGCCGAGGGCCGGAACTGGATCTTCAAGGGCGCGACCTGCCTCCCGCCGGCCGCGACCCTGTGCCTGGTCCGCCTGTCCGATGGCGGCGGCGACGCGGTGGAGCTGCGCGAGTACGACGTCACCCGCCGGACCTTCGTCGACGGCGGGTTCCGCCTGCCCCCCTTCAAGCAAACCGTGGACTGGCTGGATCGCGACACCCTGGTCGCCGCCAGGGAATGGACCCCCGGCGAGGTGACCGCATCAGGCTATCCCTTCGTCCTGCGCACCCTGAACCGCCGGGGCGAAACCCGCGACGTCTTCCGGGGCCAGGCCTCGGACGTGTCGGTCGCCGCCACCGTCCTGCGGGACGAGTCGGGCCGGAGCCAGGGCCTGGTCATCAACCGGGCGGTCGACTTCTTCCGTTCCGAGTTCAGCCTTTGGCGGGACGGCCGGCTGATCCGCCTGCCCCTGCCGCTTCGCGCCACCTACCAGGGCTCCGCCCAGGGCCGGATGATCTTCATCATCAAGGAAGACTGGAAGGGCTTCAGCCGCGGTTCGGTGGTCGCCCTGCGCCGGGACGACCCAGCCGGCAAGCCAGAGCTGGTCTTCGCGCCGGGCCCCCGGCAGGCGGTCCAGGAGGTCGAGGTGACGGCGGGCCTTGTGGTGGTGAACCTGCTCGACGAGGTCAAGGGCGCCGTGGAGGTCTTCGACATGGCTCGCGGTCGCTGGACCGGCGAGCGCCTCGCCCTCCCGCGGGACGCGACCTTCCAGATCATCTCGGCCAGCGAGACCGACGATGTCGTGATGATCTCGGCCGAGGGCTTCCTCGATCCCCCGTCCCTGTGGCGGGTGGACGCCGCCACTGGCCAGACGGCCCGGATCGCCGCCCTTCCCCCGAGGTTTGCGGCCGAAGGCGCCAGCGTCGCCCAGTACTGGGCGACGTCGAGTGACGGGACCCGCATCCCCTACTTCGTGGTCTCGCCCAAGGGCGCCCGGAAGGACGGCTCCACCCCGACCCTGATGTACGGCTACGGCGGGTTCGAGATCGCCAAGCCGCCCATCTACCAGCCGGAGATGGGCAAGCTCTGGCTGTCGCGGGGCGGCGCCTACGTCATCGCCAATATCCGCGGTGGCGGCGAGTTCGGCCCCGCCTGGCACCAGTCGGTCATGCGCGAGAAGCGCCAGCTGGCCTTCGACGACTTTGCGGCCGTGGCCCGGGACCTGACCGCCCGCGGGCTGACCTCGCCCCGGCGGCTGGGCATCTACGGCCGCTCAAACGGAGGGGTCCTGACCACGGTGTCGATGACCCAGCACCCGGATCTCTGGAACGCAGTGGTGGTGGAGAGCCCCTTGGTGGACATGCTTCGCTATCACAAGCTGTCCGCCGGGGCGTCCTGGGTCGGCGAGTACGGGAACCCGGACGTGCCGGAGGACGCCGCCTTCATCGCCCGCTACTCGGGGTACCAGAACCTGAAGCCTGGGGTGGCCTACCCCGAGGCCTACATCACCACCAACACCCGGGATGACCGGGTCCATCCGGGCCACGCCCGCAAGTACGCGGCGCGCCTGGAAGCGTTGGGGGTTCCCTACCTCTACCATGAGCAGACCCTCGGGGGTCACTCCAATGACTCCGATCCCGAGCTGAACGCCCGGCGCTGGGCGCGGCACTATGTCTACCTCGCCCGCCGGCTGATGGACTGA
- a CDS encoding phasin family protein gives MAAAKTAADKIANAGNEALRDAMEKSMTGLNDLTAHSRKNVEAVIASVTATAKGAEALGAEAVAFSKAAVERQTAAVQSLSGVRSVQDLIEVQSDLAKTHMEAAVAQMGKTTELMTAMFRDAYQPFSARMTAAVESLQSGR, from the coding sequence ATGGCCGCCGCCAAGACCGCCGCCGACAAGATCGCCAACGCCGGCAATGAAGCCCTCCGTGACGCCATGGAGAAGAGCATGACGGGCCTCAATGACCTGACCGCCCATTCCCGCAAGAACGTGGAGGCCGTCATCGCCTCGGTGACCGCCACGGCCAAGGGCGCCGAGGCCCTGGGCGCCGAGGCCGTGGCTTTCTCCAAGGCCGCCGTCGAGCGCCAGACCGCCGCCGTCCAGTCCCTGAGCGGCGTGCGCAGCGTCCAGGACCTGATCGAGGTCCAGAGCGACCTGGCCAAGACCCACATGGAGGCCGCGGTCGCCCAGATGGGCAAGACCACCGAGCTCATGACGGCCATGTTCCGCGACGCCTACCAGCCCTTCAGCGCCCGCATGACCGCGGCGGTGGAGAGCCTCCAGTCGGGTCGCTGA